In the genome of Drosophila pseudoobscura strain MV-25-SWS-2005 chromosome 3, UCI_Dpse_MV25, whole genome shotgun sequence, one region contains:
- the LOC4804969 gene encoding organic cation transporter protein, producing the protein MAQRDKQPPPQPPPPLVQPKPKPKYEPRPVEKVKDPIISQIGDFRRYQLFFFLIIVLCKFGSGWHTLVHIFLAAPTPQKCLTENVTNACSKDCKNMEFDTSIFQTTIITEWDLTCRRHSLASMSQSIVMTGIMVGGMAFGMLADGWGRRPAFLLCCFMQLVTGLIVCVSPYFWFYCVFRFLVAVATGGTMTVSFVLIMEIIGPKKRELIGILYQIPFNIGHASLALFAYYIRTWRWLQFSVTIFSAIFVIYICLVPESPRWLLTTGRVDKSVKVLERIARHNRAPTETIKSEIEAAYQAMASKQPTKKGNVLDLFRTPYLRLKTILMANNWLVVCMVYYGVAQYIAKLGGDIFLNVLIAALLGIPGTLLCVVLTKYLGRKLTLMLSNGLSAIGLLLLVFLYKSKQLYQVICATVGLFGASITFPNVYLYGAELFPTVVRSNGMGLCSMVGRIGGLVAPLINELSWYGAWITPLIFGIASILAVLGTIFLPETRGMPLPETLDDGEKFGRKVKT; encoded by the exons ATGGCGCAAAGAGAcaagcagccgccgccgcagccgccaccaccgctggttcagccaaagccaaagccaaaataTGAACCGCGTCCGGTGGAGAAGGTTAAAGATCCGATCATCTCCCAAATCGGTGACTTCCGGCGCTATCAgctcttctttttcttaaTCATCGTGCTCTGCAAGTTCGGCAGCGGGTGGCACACCCTCGTCCACATATTTCTCGCCGCGCCCACGCCCCAAAAGTGCCTCACAGAGAATGTCACGAATGCCTGCAGCAAAGACTGCAAAAATATGGAGTTCGACACGAGCATCTTCCAAACGACCATCATCACAGAGTGGGATCTGACCTGTCGCAGGCACTCGCTGGCCAGCATGTCGCAGTCCATCGTGATGACGGGGATCATGGTCGGAGGCATGGCCTTTGGGATGTTAGCGGATGG ATGGGGCAGGCGGCCGGCCTTCTTGCTCTGCTGTTTCATGCAGCTGGTCACGGGATTGATTGTCTGCGTTTCGCCGTACTTCTGGTTCTACTGCGTGTTCCGGTTTCTCGTTGCCGTCGCCACCGGCGGCACCATGACCGTCAG CTTTGTGCTGATAATGGAGATCATCGGACCGAAGAAGCGGGAACTAATCGGCATCCTCTATCAGATCCCATTCAACATAGGGCACGCCTCGCTGGCACTGTTCGCCTACTATATCCGGACCTGGCGCTGGTTGCAGTTCAGTGTGACAATATTCTCGGCCATCTTTGTGATCTACATCTGTCTCGTGCCAGAGTCGCCGCGCTGGCTCTTGACCACAGGTCGCGTCGACAAGAGTGTCAAGGTTCTGGAGCGGATTGCCAGGCACAACCGAGCCCCGACAGAGACTATCAAGTCGGAAATAGAGGCTGCTTACCAGGCGATGGCCAGCAAGCAGCCAACGAAGAAAGGTAACGTGCTGGACCTCTTCAGGACCCCGTACCTACGGCTGAAGACCATCTTGATGGCCAACAACTGGCTGGTGGTGTGCATGGTCTACTACGGCGTTGCCCAGTACATAGCCAAGCTGGGCGGCGACATCTTTCTCAACGTATTGATCGCCGCCCTCCTGGGCATTCCCGGAACGCTGCTTTGCGTGGTTCTGACCAAGTACCTGGGACGCAAGCTGACCTTGATGCTCTCCAATGGGCTGAGTGCCAtcggcctgctgctgctggtcttcCTATACAAGTCCAAACAGTTATACCAGGTGATATGTGCCACTGTGGGTCTCTTCGGGGCATCCATTACCTTCCCAAACGTTTACCTATACGGGGCCGAGCTATTCCCCACCGTGGTGCGGTCAAACGGCATGGGGCTCTGCTCAATGGTGGGCCGCATTGGAGGTCTCGTTGCCCCCCTGATCAACGAGTTGTCTTGGTATGGGGCTTGGATCACGCCCCTAATTTTTGGAATCGCCTCCATACTGGCCGTGCTGGGAACGATCTTCTTGCCGGAGACGCGGGGAATGCCACTGCCGGAGACCCTCGATGATGGCGAAAAGTTTGGCCGCAAAGTGAAAACCTAA